The Physeter macrocephalus isolate SW-GA chromosome 13, ASM283717v5, whole genome shotgun sequence genome window below encodes:
- the SAP18 gene encoding histone deacetylase complex subunit SAP18 produces the protein MLAVGVGGQGERLAGSRRKMAVESRVTQEEIKKEPEKPIDREKTCPLLLRVFTTNNGRHHRMDEFSRGNVPSSELQIYTWMDATLKELTSLVKEVYPEARKKGTHFNFAIVFTDLKRPGYRVKEIGSTMSGRKGTDDSMTLQSQKFQIGDYLDIAITPPNRAPPPSGGRMRPY, from the exons ATGCTAGCTGTTGGGGTCGGAGGTCAGGGCGAGCGTCTAGCCGGCAGCAGGAGGAAGATGGCGGTGGAGTCGCGCGTTACTCAGGAGGAGATTAAGAAGGAGCCCGAGAAGCCCATCGATCGGGAGAAG ACCTGCCCGCTGTTGCTGCGCGTCTTCACCACCAACAACGGCCGCCACCACCGCATGGACGAGTTCTCCCGCGGAAACGTGCCGTCCAGCGAGCTGCAGATCTACACCTG gatggATGCAACCTTGAAAGAACTGACTAGTTTAGTAAAAGAAGTCTACCCAGAAGCCAGAAAGAAGGGCACACACTTCAATTTTGCAATTGTTTTTACAGATCTTAAAAGGCCTGGCTATCG AGTAAAGGAGATCGGCAGCACCATGTCTGGGAGAAAGGGGACTGACGACTCCATGACGCTGCAGTCGCAGAAGTTCCAAATCGGAGACTATCTGGACATAGCGATCACTCCTCCAAATCGGGCACCGCCTCCTTCAGGAGGGCGCATGAGGCCGtactga